One part of the Nostoc sp. PCC 7120 = FACHB-418 genome encodes these proteins:
- a CDS encoding glycosyltransferase family 4 protein, which translates to MRIAWIGKKSPFCGNVTYSREVTNALLDRGHEVSFLHFAQEETEPDNWPKFQEVPLPFIYKSQVYTIPTFKATKLLTDSLREIKPDIVHASLTLSPLDFFLPEICDQLNLPLIATFHTPFAGKGAKLISGTQLLAYQLYAPFLGNYDRVIVFSQIQRELLASMGVREKNIAVIPNGVDTSKYSPGSSLVKKEFQAERLFVYQGRIAPEKNVESLLRAWKQANMGADSKLLMVGDGPLRATLEPFYGSEYGIIWLGFVADEDRRIQILQGADVFILPSLVEGLSLSLLEGMACGLACLATDVGADGEVLEKGAGVVMNTKTVRSQLRTLLPLFQDHPELTTVLGQKARKRVEERYTLEKNITHLEELYREVLAQQPVKLIWGA; encoded by the coding sequence ATGCGTATAGCTTGGATTGGAAAAAAATCACCCTTTTGTGGCAATGTCACTTACAGTAGAGAAGTTACAAACGCCTTGCTAGATAGGGGACATGAAGTCAGTTTTCTCCACTTTGCTCAAGAAGAAACTGAACCTGACAACTGGCCGAAATTCCAAGAAGTGCCTCTACCCTTCATTTATAAGTCTCAGGTTTACACTATTCCAACGTTCAAAGCGACAAAGCTTTTAACTGATTCACTGCGAGAAATCAAGCCAGATATTGTCCATGCGTCTCTGACTTTATCTCCCCTGGACTTTTTTCTACCAGAAATTTGTGACCAACTGAACTTGCCCCTAATTGCCACATTTCACACTCCATTTGCAGGCAAAGGCGCAAAACTGATATCAGGAACACAACTTTTAGCTTATCAACTATACGCGCCTTTTTTGGGCAACTACGATCGCGTCATTGTCTTTTCCCAAATTCAGCGAGAACTATTGGCGAGTATGGGGGTGCGGGAGAAAAATATCGCAGTCATCCCCAATGGTGTGGATACCAGCAAATACTCGCCTGGGTCTTCTCTTGTGAAAAAAGAATTTCAAGCGGAACGATTGTTTGTCTACCAAGGAAGAATCGCCCCAGAGAAAAATGTAGAATCCCTGTTAAGAGCTTGGAAGCAAGCCAACATGGGTGCTGATAGTAAGTTATTAATGGTTGGAGATGGGCCTTTGAGAGCTACTTTAGAACCCTTTTATGGTTCTGAGTATGGCATTATCTGGTTGGGATTTGTCGCTGACGAAGACCGACGCATACAGATTCTCCAGGGTGCAGATGTATTTATTTTACCTTCTCTAGTCGAGGGTTTATCCTTATCGCTGTTAGAGGGTATGGCTTGCGGACTCGCTTGTTTAGCAACCGATGTGGGCGCAGACGGCGAAGTGTTGGAAAAAGGTGCTGGTGTAGTCATGAATACCAAAACTGTGCGATCGCAATTACGCACCCTTTTACCACTATTCCAAGACCATCCAGAGTTAACAACAGTGCTGGGACAAAAAGCTAGAAAGCGCGTTGAAGAACGCTACACACTAGAGAAGAATATTACTCATTTAGAAGAACTTTATCGTGAAGTTTTAGCACAGCAGCCTGTAAAACTCATTTGGGGAGCTTAG
- a CDS encoding DUF262 domain-containing protein: MAAIESRDYTLEELFQDFYVVKEYQREYVWEEKQVRELLEDVYEPFLDNKSGSDWECFIGSIIVCKSQELYELIDGQQRMTTAYLIVCAVRDYLLELNPDEHNIGQLKGFITSYVLEENGSEKFKERIELQYDEESRYILERIARQQNFLDIPENSSVRRIKNAYQIALRFLKDEFGGNETTIQQVKLFYARFIKNVRVVRVETKSMSHALKVFATINNRGVGLDSMDLLKNLMFIQIAKNKIIKDKDFERLKNKWKEMLKILYESNENPIRFLRYFIVSKYDSERIREDKIYEWFEENRDKCEYQDKPFDFVDSLVKTAKAFANFKEGKDIFGKPNRYLLNISYLSTSQHFVLLLATQHFSKEMFTSLSKHLENFLFICIITQARSSKLEILFVKWASKLRQINNQQLLDQFIFEEIGVEKQKLAEKFLLAFRRLDEDSVRKKVLQYILAKLTQYIDELAYGEIEAHTNLKNYINKTVEIEHILPQNYELVKSSFDKQEQIYKYVKYLGNLTLIEKPINTSIKNKIFEVKKNAYQKSKFLITKSIVEPVNVGLNTAIDRAVKDLGTFNEWNSTAIERRQEMLAQLAKKVWDV; encoded by the coding sequence ATGGCAGCAATTGAATCGCGTGATTATACTTTAGAAGAATTATTTCAAGACTTCTATGTAGTTAAAGAATACCAGCGTGAATACGTTTGGGAGGAAAAGCAGGTTAGAGAACTTCTTGAAGATGTTTATGAACCATTTCTAGATAATAAATCCGGCTCTGATTGGGAGTGTTTTATAGGGAGTATTATTGTTTGCAAATCTCAAGAATTATATGAACTAATTGACGGACAGCAAAGAATGACGACTGCTTATTTAATTGTGTGTGCCGTGAGAGATTATTTACTAGAACTAAATCCAGATGAACATAATATTGGTCAACTTAAAGGATTTATTACTTCATATGTTTTGGAGGAAAATGGTAGCGAAAAATTTAAGGAAAGAATAGAACTTCAATATGATGAAGAAAGCCGTTACATTTTAGAAAGAATTGCTAGACAACAAAATTTTTTAGATATTCCTGAAAATAGTTCTGTGCGACGTATTAAAAATGCTTATCAAATTGCATTAAGATTTCTAAAAGATGAATTTGGTGGTAATGAAACTACTATTCAGCAGGTTAAGCTATTTTATGCACGCTTTATTAAAAATGTAAGAGTAGTTCGTGTAGAAACCAAGAGTATGTCACACGCACTCAAAGTTTTTGCAACGATTAATAATCGTGGAGTTGGTCTGGATTCTATGGATCTACTCAAAAATCTCATGTTTATCCAAATTGCTAAAAATAAAATTATAAAGGACAAAGATTTTGAAAGACTGAAAAATAAGTGGAAGGAGATGCTAAAAATATTATATGAATCTAATGAAAATCCTATAAGATTTCTTCGTTATTTTATTGTTTCTAAATATGATTCAGAACGCATAAGAGAAGATAAAATTTATGAATGGTTTGAAGAAAACCGGGATAAATGTGAATATCAAGATAAGCCATTTGATTTTGTCGATTCTTTAGTTAAAACGGCAAAAGCATTTGCAAATTTTAAAGAAGGAAAAGATATTTTTGGTAAGCCAAACCGTTATTTACTAAATATATCTTATCTTTCAACTAGCCAGCATTTTGTATTACTTCTAGCTACTCAGCACTTTTCTAAAGAAATGTTTACCAGCCTCAGTAAACATCTAGAAAACTTTTTATTTATATGTATCATTACGCAAGCTAGATCCAGTAAACTTGAAATTTTATTTGTAAAATGGGCATCTAAGCTAAGGCAAATAAATAACCAACAGTTACTTGATCAGTTTATATTTGAGGAAATTGGAGTAGAAAAACAAAAACTAGCGGAAAAGTTTTTACTCGCTTTTCGCCGGCTTGATGAGGATTCTGTACGTAAAAAAGTTTTGCAATATATCTTAGCTAAACTTACGCAGTATATTGATGAATTAGCCTATGGAGAAATAGAAGCTCATACTAATTTAAAAAACTATATAAATAAAACTGTTGAAATCGAACATATACTACCTCAAAATTATGAGTTAGTTAAATCTTCATTTGATAAACAAGAGCAAATATACAAGTATGTTAAATATTTAGGAAATCTTACATTAATTGAGAAGCCTATCAATACTTCAATAAAAAATAAAATATTTGAAGTTAAGAAAAATGCTTATCAAAAGTCAAAATTTTTAATTACTAAATCAATAGTAGAACCAGTTAATGTTGGATTAAATACAGCGATTGACCGTGCAGTAAAAGATTTAGGCACATTTAATGAATGGAACTCAACAGCAATAGAGCGTCGGCAGGAAATGTTAGCTCAATTAGCAAAGAAGGTCTGGGATGTATAA
- a CDS encoding peptidase: MGNKIQHPKPNTLKNFRSKHLLAALALFIGAGLLIIFTNLQLSNALTTKPSFSPPKAHPLPSTLAQWQDSTNSGDYFSQVATTDVGYLVWSQFPVRVHIKQPQLINAQQAQIWVDSVFTTVQEWANYLPLVIVEQAEVADITIERKTPPLQIGKDKIPRARSALTRYELYTKNNVLSHRFTILLNPTQTGEYLLAAARHEIGHALGIWGHSSLPSDALYFSQVRNPPPISARDVNTLKRVYEQPTSLGW, translated from the coding sequence ATGGGGAATAAAATTCAACACCCAAAACCTAACACCCTCAAGAATTTTCGATCAAAGCACTTACTAGCAGCCCTCGCCTTATTTATAGGTGCAGGGCTGCTAATCATTTTCACTAATCTCCAGTTAAGTAATGCTTTAACAACAAAGCCCTCTTTCTCCCCACCAAAAGCCCATCCTCTACCTTCCACACTTGCACAATGGCAAGACAGCACCAATAGCGGTGATTACTTTTCTCAAGTTGCAACAACTGATGTCGGTTATTTAGTGTGGTCACAATTTCCCGTGCGAGTTCATATCAAACAACCACAACTAATTAACGCACAACAGGCGCAAATATGGGTTGATAGTGTTTTCACAACTGTGCAGGAATGGGCTAATTATTTGCCTTTGGTAATTGTAGAACAAGCTGAAGTTGCCGATATTACGATTGAGCGCAAAACCCCACCTTTACAAATAGGTAAAGATAAAATCCCCCGTGCGCGTTCTGCTCTCACCCGCTACGAATTATACACAAAGAATAATGTCTTATCACACCGCTTTACTATCCTATTAAATCCTACCCAAACAGGTGAGTATCTTCTGGCAGCCGCCCGCCACGAAATCGGTCACGCCCTGGGAATTTGGGGGCATAGTTCCCTACCAAGCGATGCTTTATATTTTTCCCAAGTCCGCAACCCACCGCCAATTTCTGCCAGAGATGTCAATACTTTAAAGCGGGTTTATGAACAGCCAACTAGTTTGGGTTGGTAG
- the secG gene encoding preprotein translocase subunit SecG, with product MTVTSIVQAIWALSAVGLIVLVLLHSPKGDGIGAIGGQAQLFSSTKSAENTLNRVTWALTVIFLGLTVVLSAGWLPK from the coding sequence ATGACAGTTACTAGTATTGTGCAAGCTATTTGGGCGCTTTCCGCCGTTGGTCTAATAGTATTAGTTTTGCTCCATAGCCCCAAAGGTGACGGAATTGGAGCGATCGGCGGACAAGCACAGCTATTTAGCAGCACCAAAAGCGCCGAAAATACCTTAAACCGTGTTACCTGGGCATTGACAGTCATTTTCCTCGGTTTAACAGTAGTTTTAAGCGCAGGTTGGCTACCTAAATAA
- the gpmI gene encoding 2,3-bisphosphoglycerate-independent phosphoglycerate mutase — translation MTKAPVAPVVLVILDGWGYCEETRGNAIAAAKTPVMESLWTAYPHTLIHTSGKAVGLPEGQMGNSEVGHLNIGAGRVVPQELVRISDAVEDGSILSNSALVKICQEVRNRNGKLHLVGLCSEGGVHSHITHLFGLLDLAKEQRISEVCIHAITDGRDTAPTDGINAISALEDYINHVGIGRIVTVSGRYYAMDRDRRWDRVQRAYDVMTQDGVGDGRKAVDVLQASYAEGVNDEFIVPVRIAPGTVEPGDGVIFFNFRPDRSRQLTQAFVSPEFTGFARQQIKPLSFVTFTQYDSDLSVSVAFEPQNLTNILGEVIANQGLNQFRTAETEKYAHVTYFFNGGLEEPFAGEDRELVSSPMVATYDKAPAMSATAVTDTAIAAIQKGIYSLIVINYANPDMVGHTGQIEPTIKAIETVDRCLGRLLEGVSKAGGTTIITADHGNAEYMLDEAGNSWTAHTTNPVPLILVEGEKVKIPGYGTNVELRSDGKLADIAPTILDILQLPQPPEMTGRSLLQPAEYEVELSRTPIPVGLN, via the coding sequence ATGACCAAAGCACCTGTTGCTCCTGTGGTGCTAGTCATTTTAGACGGATGGGGCTACTGCGAGGAGACGCGAGGAAATGCTATTGCTGCCGCCAAAACTCCAGTAATGGAAAGCTTATGGACGGCTTACCCGCATACCCTCATCCACACATCAGGGAAAGCCGTAGGATTGCCAGAAGGTCAAATGGGTAACTCGGAAGTTGGTCATTTGAACATTGGTGCTGGGCGAGTCGTGCCACAGGAATTGGTACGAATCTCCGATGCGGTGGAGGATGGTTCTATCCTCAGCAACTCAGCTCTTGTCAAAATTTGCCAGGAAGTTCGCAATCGGAATGGCAAGCTACATTTAGTAGGGCTTTGTTCTGAGGGGGGTGTACACTCGCATATCACCCATCTATTCGGACTACTTGACTTAGCCAAAGAACAGCGAATTTCTGAAGTTTGTATTCATGCCATTACTGATGGTCGTGACACCGCGCCAACCGATGGTATAAACGCAATCTCAGCCTTAGAAGACTACATCAATCATGTAGGAATCGGGCGCATTGTCACTGTTAGCGGTCGTTACTATGCGATGGATCGCGATCGCCGTTGGGATCGGGTACAACGCGCTTATGATGTAATGACTCAAGACGGTGTAGGTGATGGACGCAAGGCTGTTGATGTCTTGCAAGCATCCTATGCCGAAGGAGTGAATGATGAGTTTATTGTTCCCGTGCGAATTGCTCCTGGTACTGTCGAGCCAGGAGATGGGGTGATATTCTTTAATTTCCGTCCAGACCGTTCTAGACAACTGACTCAAGCTTTTGTCAGCCCTGAATTTACAGGCTTTGCCAGACAGCAAATCAAACCACTGTCTTTTGTCACATTTACCCAATACGATTCTGATTTATCAGTATCTGTAGCCTTTGAGCCACAGAACTTAACCAATATTCTGGGTGAAGTCATCGCCAATCAGGGTTTAAATCAGTTTCGTACCGCCGAAACCGAAAAGTATGCCCATGTCACCTATTTCTTCAACGGTGGCTTAGAAGAACCCTTTGCTGGGGAAGACAGGGAACTTGTCAGCAGTCCAATGGTAGCGACTTACGACAAAGCCCCAGCCATGTCAGCAACCGCAGTTACCGATACAGCGATCGCCGCAATTCAAAAAGGTATCTACTCTTTAATTGTCATTAACTATGCCAACCCAGATATGGTAGGGCATACTGGTCAAATAGAACCCACAATAAAGGCCATCGAAACAGTTGATCGCTGTTTAGGTCGTTTGTTAGAAGGTGTAAGCAAAGCCGGGGGAACAACAATTATTACCGCCGATCACGGCAACGCCGAGTATATGCTAGATGAAGCAGGTAATTCTTGGACAGCTCACACAACTAACCCAGTCCCCTTAATTTTAGTGGAAGGCGAAAAAGTTAAAATCCCTGGATATGGTACCAACGTCGAACTACGTAGCGACGGCAAACTAGCCGACATTGCACCCACAATCCTCGACATTTTACAGCTACCCCAACCACCAGAAATGACAGGGCGATCGCTCCTGCAACCAGCAGAATATGAGGTGGAACTCAGTCGCACCCCTATTCCTGTAGGGCTTAATTAA